Proteins encoded together in one Meles meles chromosome 7, mMelMel3.1 paternal haplotype, whole genome shotgun sequence window:
- the BEST3 gene encoding bestrophin-3 isoform X1: protein MYAARNGFNISCHFTGFYVTLVVNRWWNQFVNLPWPDRLMFLISSSVHGRDEHGRLLRRTLMRYVNLTSLLIFRSVSTAVYKRFPTMDHVVEAGFMTADERKLFDHLKSPHLKYWVPFIWFGNLAAKARKEGRIRDSVDLQSLMTEMNKYRSWCSLLFGYDWVGIPLVYTQVVTLAVYTFFFACLIGRQFLDPTKGYAGHDLDLYIPIFTLLQFFFYAGWLKVAEQLINPFGEDDDDFETNWCIDRNLQVSLLAVDEMHMSLPKMKKDIYWDDSAARPPYTLAAADYCIPSFLGSTVEMGLSGSDFPGEDWLWSYEKHGHRRSVIRRVKRFLSAHEHPSSPRRRSYRRQASDSSMFFPPSGDVSPARDLLDVPSRSHHRAPGTPNQTCSPEGSIKMYSSLGELSTIRETSRTSTLQSLSPQSSVRVSPTKMPQVPEVLITVAEASVPVSNGSTASIQSAEFIGVEPSGTEQEGVPVGLIRCPSEKGTLPRDPSPQTSSAKDERNVPTFVSGEDPNDDKFLKRWSLPGFLESNHTSPVGLRPDPMSPEPILLLDTETSSETSGINLVAGAQASPDMLYLMENLDTKETDIIDFNNEPAEEPPKGRPEPLRPGSS, encoded by the exons ATGTATGCTGCAAGAAATGGCTTTAACATTTCCTGTCATTTTACAGGGTTTTATGTCACTCTGGTAGTGAACCGATGGTGGAACCAGTTTGTGAATCTGCCCTGGCCAGATAGGCTGATGTTCCTCATCTCCAGCAGTGTTCATGGAAGGGACGAGCACGGGCGCCTGCTCAGAAGGACGCTGATGCGCTACGTCAATCTCACGTCTCTGCTCATCTTCCGCTCTGTGAGCACGGCTGTGTACAAGAGGTTCCCAACCATGGACCACGTGGTTGAAGCAG GTTTTATGACAgcagatgaaagaaaattatttgaccatctCAAATCTCCTCATCTGAAATATTGGGTTCCATTCATCTGGTTTGGAAATCTTGCAGCAAAAGCCCGAAAGGAAGGTAGAATCAGAGACAGTGTTGATCTACAATCATTGATGACT GAAATGAACAAATACCGCTCTTGGTGCAGTCTCTTATTTGGCTACGATTGGGTTGGGATTCCGCTGGTCTACACCCAG GTTGTCACCCTGGCAGTCTACACCTTCTTCTTTGCCTGTCTGATTGGACGCCAGTTTTTGGATCCCACCAAAGGCTATGCGGGGCATGACCTAGACCTTTACATTCCGATCTTCACGCTCCTCCAGTTCTTCTTCTATGCGGGATGGCTCAAG GTAGCTGAGCAGCTTATCAACCCGTTTGGAGAAGACGATGATGATTTTGAAACCAACTGGTGCATTGACAGAAACTTGCAG GTCTCTCTTTTAGCTGTGGATGAGATGCACATGAGCTTACCTAAGATGAAGAAGGACATTTACTGGGACGATTCTGCTGCTCGACCGCCCTATACGCTGGCAGCTGCAGACTACTGCATACCCTCCTTTCTGGGGTCAACTGTCGAAATGGG ACTGTCCGGATCCGACTTCCCTGGCGAGGACTGGCTGTGGAGTTACGAGAAGCACGGCCACCGCCGTTCTGTGATTAGGAGAGTCAAGAGATTCCTGAGCGCCCACGAACACCCCTCCAGCCCCCGGAGGAGAAGCTACCGCCGGCAGGCCAGTGACAGCTCCATGTTCTTTCCCCCAAGCGGTGATGTCAGCCCAGCCAGGGATCTGTTGGATGTGCCCTCCAGAAGCCACCACCGTGCCCCAGGCACCCCGAACCAGACCTGCTCCCCAGAGGGGAGCATCAAGATGTACTCCAGCCTGGGAGAGCTGTCCACCATCAGGGAGACCAGCCGGACGAGCACTTTGCAGAGCCTGAGTCCACAGTCCAGTGTGAGGGTCTCCCCAACCAAAATGCCGCAGGTGCCCGAGGTACTGATCACAGTGGCCGAGGCATCAGTGCCTGTGTCCAATGGCTCTACGGCCTCCATCCAGAGTGCAGAGTTTATTGGGGTGGAGCCAAGTGGGACTGAACAGGAGGGGGTCCCCGTGGGATTGATTCGTTGCCCCTCAGAGAAAGGGACACTTCCGAGGGACCCCAGTCCCCAGACTAGTTCTgccaaagatgaaagaaatgtcCCCACATTTGTCTCTGGGGAAGACCCTAATGATGACAAGTTCCTGAAAAGGTGGAGCCTTCCGGGGTTCCTGGAGTCCAACCACACCTCTCCAGTGGGCCTCCGCCCAGATCCCATGAGCCCTGAGCCCATTCTCTTACTTGACACAGAAACATCTTCAGAGACCAGTGGAATCAACCTTGTGGCTGGCGCTCAAGCCTCTCCTGATATGCTGTATTTAATGGAAAACCTGGACACCAAGGAAACAGATATCATAGATTTTAACAATGAGCCAGCTGAGGAACCACCCAAGGGAAGACCAGAACCTCTAAGACCTGGTTCTAGCTGA
- the BEST3 gene encoding bestrophin-3 isoform X2 has product MFLISSSVHGRDEHGRLLRRTLMRYVNLTSLLIFRSVSTAVYKRFPTMDHVVEAERTGNKPILPSSFEMPSF; this is encoded by the exons ATGTTCCTCATCTCCAGCAGTGTTCATGGAAGGGACGAGCACGGGCGCCTGCTCAGAAGGACGCTGATGCGCTACGTCAATCTCACGTCTCTGCTCATCTTCCGCTCTGTGAGCACGGCTGTGTACAAGAGGTTCCCAACCATGGACCACGTGGTTGAAGCAG AAAGAACTGGCAATAAACCCATTCTGCCTTCAAGCTTTGAGATGCCGAGCTTTTAG